The following coding sequences lie in one Cryomorphaceae bacterium genomic window:
- a CDS encoding ATP-binding cassette domain-containing protein: protein MSENILKALMQLFAIIARVDAQHDSHEDEGRKIVRLFLKQQLSQKLVNGYLKLFDDFVDQYQPKGSQQKVRKKTSVASVKVLRICTAINTELTQKQKFVVLLRLLEFVHSHQNVSEQELEFLTTVAETFNVEKEEYQQVQKLITRSNLDAVDEPGFLMLWQKEREDLSHCLQAPFEGLEDPVVVLRIESLNLFFVSYRGEMPLMLNGQHMMPSFIHVLNSGASIRSPKLHHSIYYTDILSSYLSGADFEQVKLCTHQLTYHFPFGNQGLQPLNFCEETGKLVGIMGGSGSGKSTLLNVLNGNLKPSNGAVTINGIDVHHDRKKLEGIIGYIAQDDLLIEELSVYQNLYYNTKLCFGNHNNEQIHSMVQQTLSDLGLSEISHLRVGSPLDKTISGGQRKRLNIALELVREPMVLFVDEPTSGLSSRDSENIMDLLKELSLKGKLIFVVIHQPSSDIFKMFDRLLILDQGGYPVFNGNPIDSVTYFKRIINHADCEESECPVCGNVNPEQVFQMLEAKVVDEYGHLTSKRKIAPEEWHQHYLEHCEPKNETPQETKTVRSGQYSIPGYLKQFSVFLRRDILSKSTNLQYLLITFLEAPVLAAILTFFMRYFVKDPIAGGQYIFSENENIPQYIFISVIVALFFGLTVSSEEIIRDKKVSKREQFLNLSRGSYLLSKISVMFIISAIQTLTYVWVGNLMLGVHGLSLYYWAMLFTVSCFANMLGLNISASFNSAKVIYIIVPVLIIPQLLFSGVIVKFDKLHPSISSQTGVPFIGNIMASRWAYEGLAVVQATRNSFDSKFYELEKRKKYSNWKKDYWAREMKNRSGAARRLLARNYTGLELQQHIDLLRFEISQENQFIRGLDFAFTEMLYADRVNIDVLHELEQHIDKLVAHYRRVYNKAADAREEIISEMTANEQLREEYQKMQQRYSNRALENFVTNKNDLNYIVSYNNRLVQKKDLVYSEPFKTPFFGSHFYAPNKILFQHRIDTFSANLLVIWGMSLFLGLLLYADGLRKTGEFISSLVPRKPRRTTSPSVL from the coding sequence ATGAGCGAAAATATACTCAAAGCCCTTATGCAACTCTTCGCGATTATCGCGCGGGTAGATGCCCAGCACGATAGCCATGAGGATGAAGGGCGCAAAATTGTGCGTCTCTTCCTGAAACAGCAACTGAGTCAGAAGCTCGTAAATGGCTACCTGAAGCTGTTCGACGACTTTGTGGATCAATACCAGCCCAAAGGATCGCAACAAAAAGTGCGCAAGAAAACATCTGTTGCTTCCGTAAAAGTACTCAGGATTTGCACAGCCATCAACACCGAACTTACTCAAAAACAAAAATTTGTGGTGCTGTTGCGATTGCTCGAGTTTGTACACAGCCACCAAAACGTGAGTGAGCAGGAACTTGAGTTTCTCACCACTGTAGCAGAAACCTTCAACGTTGAAAAGGAAGAATACCAACAAGTTCAGAAACTCATTACACGGAGCAATCTTGATGCAGTGGATGAACCCGGGTTTTTGATGTTATGGCAAAAGGAACGTGAAGACCTTAGCCATTGCCTGCAAGCACCGTTCGAAGGTCTTGAAGATCCGGTGGTGGTGCTTCGAATTGAAAGCCTGAACCTGTTCTTTGTGAGTTATCGCGGAGAAATGCCGCTTATGCTAAACGGGCAACACATGATGCCTTCGTTTATCCACGTGCTTAATTCCGGGGCCAGCATCAGAAGTCCCAAGCTACACCACTCTATTTACTACACCGATATTCTTAGTTCATACCTGAGCGGAGCGGATTTTGAACAGGTGAAACTCTGCACACACCAACTCACCTACCACTTTCCATTCGGAAATCAAGGCCTTCAACCCTTGAATTTCTGCGAGGAAACAGGCAAGTTGGTTGGGATTATGGGAGGTAGTGGGTCCGGTAAATCTACCCTGCTCAACGTGCTCAATGGAAACCTCAAGCCCAGCAATGGCGCAGTAACCATCAACGGTATAGATGTACACCACGACCGAAAAAAGTTGGAGGGAATCATCGGGTACATAGCCCAGGACGACCTGCTGATTGAAGAGTTAAGCGTATACCAAAACCTCTACTACAACACCAAACTATGTTTCGGGAATCACAATAACGAGCAAATTCACAGTATGGTGCAGCAGACCCTGAGCGACCTCGGGCTGTCTGAAATCAGTCACTTGCGCGTGGGCTCGCCTTTGGATAAGACCATTAGCGGTGGCCAGCGAAAGCGTTTGAATATAGCCCTGGAATTGGTGCGCGAGCCCATGGTGCTTTTTGTAGATGAGCCTACATCAGGCTTATCAAGCAGAGATTCAGAAAACATCATGGATCTTCTGAAAGAACTTAGCTTAAAAGGTAAGCTGATTTTTGTGGTTATTCACCAGCCGTCATCCGACATTTTTAAAATGTTTGACCGGCTTCTCATTCTCGACCAGGGGGGGTACCCTGTGTTTAACGGTAACCCCATTGACAGCGTAACCTATTTTAAGCGCATCATTAATCATGCTGACTGCGAAGAAAGTGAATGCCCTGTTTGCGGAAATGTAAACCCTGAACAGGTATTTCAGATGCTCGAAGCAAAGGTTGTGGATGAGTACGGGCACCTCACATCAAAACGAAAAATAGCGCCGGAAGAGTGGCATCAACACTACCTCGAGCACTGCGAGCCAAAAAATGAAACCCCGCAAGAGACAAAAACTGTTCGATCGGGACAATACAGTATTCCCGGCTACCTGAAACAATTCAGCGTTTTTCTCAGGAGAGATATACTCTCCAAATCCACCAATTTACAATACCTGCTCATTACCTTTTTGGAAGCCCCTGTATTGGCCGCCATTCTCACCTTCTTTATGCGCTATTTTGTGAAAGACCCTATTGCAGGAGGGCAGTACATTTTCAGTGAGAACGAAAACATTCCGCAGTACATTTTCATTTCGGTGATTGTGGCCCTATTCTTTGGCCTTACCGTAAGTTCGGAGGAAATCATCCGCGACAAAAAAGTGAGCAAACGCGAGCAGTTTCTGAATCTGAGCCGTGGGAGCTACCTGCTTTCCAAAATCTCGGTGATGTTCATCATTTCGGCTATTCAAACCCTCACCTATGTTTGGGTGGGGAACCTTATGCTGGGGGTACACGGCCTCAGTCTGTACTACTGGGCTATGCTTTTTACTGTTTCCTGTTTTGCGAATATGCTCGGACTCAACATTTCCGCTTCCTTCAATTCGGCCAAGGTCATTTATATCATTGTTCCAGTGCTAATTATACCACAACTGCTGTTCAGTGGTGTGATTGTAAAATTTGACAAGCTACACCCGTCAATAAGCTCGCAAACCGGTGTTCCTTTTATTGGAAATATCATGGCATCCCGATGGGCTTACGAGGGACTGGCAGTTGTTCAGGCCACACGCAATTCATTTGACAGCAAGTTCTATGAGCTCGAAAAACGCAAGAAATACTCCAACTGGAAAAAAGATTACTGGGCGCGAGAAATGAAAAACCGCAGCGGAGCAGCTCGCCGCCTTTTGGCGAGAAACTACACAGGCCTTGAACTACAACAACATATTGATTTACTGCGCTTTGAAATTTCACAAGAGAATCAATTCATCCGCGGATTGGATTTTGCTTTCACCGAAATGCTTTACGCTGACCGGGTAAACATCGACGTTCTGCATGAACTCGAGCAACACATTGATAAGCTGGTGGCCCATTACAGAAGAGTGTACAATAAAGCAGCCGACGCGAGAGAGGAGATTATCTCGGAGATGACCGCTAATGAGCAGCTCAGGGAGGAATATCAAAAAATGCAACAGCGATACAGCAATCGGGCGCTCGAAAATTTTGTTACCAACAAAAACGATCTTAACTACATTGTTTCGTACAACAATCGACTGGTTCAGAAGAAAGATTTAGTTTATAGCGAGCCCTTTAAGACCCCGTTTTTTGGTAGCCACTTCTATGCACCCAACAAAATTTTATTTCAGCACCGTATAGACACGTTTTCTGCCAATTTATTGGTAATTTGGGGCATGAGCCTATTTTTAGGCTTGCTTTTATACGCGGATGGATTGCGCAAAACGGGCGAATTTATAAGCAGTTTGGTTCCTCGCAAACCGCGCCGAACCACGAGTCCGTCGGTGCTGTAA